The genomic region GCTCGCCGGGCGCGAGCGCGGCGGCCCCGTCTCCGCGACGGGCGACCTGTTCCTCGGTCGGCCCTGGGTCATCGCGGGCCACGACGGCATCACGTACGCCGCGGGCGCGCCCGTCGAGCAGCTGATCCTCGACCTCGGCGCGGTGCCGATCGAGATGACCGCGGAGGAGCACGACGCATCGGTGGCGCTCGTCTCGCACGTGCCGCAGGTCGTCGCGAGCCTCCTGGCGTCGCGGCTCGCCGACGGCGACCCGGCGGCGCTCGGCCTCTCCGGGCAGGGCCTCCGCGACACCACGCGCATCGCGTCGAGCGACGCGGCGCTGTGGGTGCAGATCCTCGGCGCCAACGCGGCCCGCATCGTGCCCATACTCAAGGCGCTCCGCACGGACCTCGACGAGGTCATCGACGCGCTCGACGACGTCGACGCGAGGGGGGCGAGGCTGCGGGTCGCCGAGCGGATCCACGCGGGCAACGCGGGCGTCGCGCGCATCCCCGGCAAGCACGGGCAGGACCGCCGCTTCGCCGCCGTGACCGTGATGATCGACGACCGCCCCGGCCAGCTGGCCGCGCTCATCTCCGACGTCGGCGCCGCCGATGTCAGCATCGAGGACCTGCGCCTCGAGCACTCCCAGGGCGCGCAGGTGGGTCTCGTGGAGATCGCCGTGCTGCCCGAGGCCCGCGACCGCCTGGTCGCGCGGCTCGACGAACGTGACTGGAGGATCGCCGGATGACCGGAGACGCTGTGAACGCACCCGACCCCGTGGAGAGGGATCCCCTCCAGGACGCCCTGCTGGTCGACGCCACGCTCAACCGCACGGTCGTCGCCGTCGACGGCCCCGCCGGCAGCGGCAAGTCGAGCGTGAGCCGCGCCGCCGCGCGCGCCCTCGGCTTCGACTACCAGGACACGGGCGCCGCCTACCGCGCGCTCAGCTGGTTCGCGCTGGAGAGCGGCGTCGACACCGAGGATCCCGCGACCGTCACGAGCCTCATCGAGGGCTTCGACTACGACATCGCGATCGACCCGTCCGAGACCCGGGTCTCCGTGCGCGGCACCGACGTCACCGAGGCGATCCGCGAGCCGCGCGTGTCCGCCGTCGTGAGCCGCGTTGCCCGCGTGCCCGAGGTGCGGCACTACATGGTGGAGCTGTTCCGCTCGCTCATGGCGTCGAGCGACAAGCCCGGCATCGTGGTCGAGGGCCGCGACATCACCACGGTCGTGGCGCCCGACGCCCAGGTCCGCATTCTGCTCACGGCCTCCCCGGAAGCTAGGATGAGCAGGCGTTCCGCGGAGACGTCGACCCAGTCGGCAGCCGCGGTCGGCGAATCACTCGCCTCTCGGGATCGGGCCGACTCGCAGGTCGTCGATTTCATGAACGCCGCAGATGGTGTGACCACCATCGACTCCACGGACATCGACTTCGACCAGACCGTCCAGGCGGTGGTCGATCTCGTTCACGCACGAACAGATTGAGGCGCGACCCGGCGACGGGCCGACACGCCAGAGGACAACATGGCTGATCACGACGACGACTTCCCCGGGCTCGACAGCGGGCTCCACGAGCGCCTGTCGAGCATCGACGAGGAGCTCGCCGCCCAGCGCGCGCAGACGCTCCGCGCCGGGCTCGAGGACTACGAGCTGGACGACGAGGACCTCGAGGTCCTCGAGTCCGCCACGGACGACCCCGACCAGGTCACCTACCTGCCGGCGCTCCCGGTGCTCGCGGTCGTCGGCCGCCCGAACGTCGGCAAGTCGGCGCTCATCAACCGCATCCTCGGCCGCCGCGAGGCCGTCGTGGAGGACACCCCCGGCGTCACGCGCGACCGCGTCTCCTACAAGGCCGAGTACGGCGGACGCTGGTTCACGCTCGTCGACACCGGCGGCTGGGAGCCCGACGCGAAGGGCATCAACGCGTCCGTCGCCATGCAGGCCGAGATCGCGATGGATCTCGCCGACGCCGTGCTCTTCGTCGTCGACGCCAACGTGGGCGCCACGAGCACGGACGAGCACGTCGTCCGCCTGCTCCGCAAGACCAAGAAGACGGTGATCCTCGCGGCCAACAAGGTCGACGACGCGCGCCAGGAGCCGAACGCCGCGTCGCTGTGGTCGCTCGGCCTCGGCGAGCCGCACCCCGTCTCCGCGCTGCACGGCCGCGGTGTGGCCGACCTGCTGGATCTCGTGCTGAAGACCCTGCCGCTCGTCTCCAAGGTCGCCAAGGAGGAGGTCGGCGGACCCCGCCGCGTCGCCATCCTCGGCCGCCCGAACGTCGGCAAGTCGAGCCTGCTCAACAAGGCCGCGGGCGAGGAGCGCGTGGTCGTCAACGAGCTCGCCGGCACCACGCGCGACCCGGTCGACGAGCAGGTCGAGATCGCCGGCAAGGTGTGGCGCTTCGTCGACACCGCCGGCATCCGCCGCCGCATGCACCTCGCCCAGGGCGCCGACTTCTACGCGTCGCTCCGCACGAGCGCCGCGCTGGAGAAGGCGGAGGTCGCGGTCGTCATGATCGACGTCTCCGAGGTCATCAGCGAGCAGGACATCCGCATCATCGAGCTGGTGCTCGAGTCGGGCCGCGCGCTCGTGCTGGCGTTCAACAAGTGGGACCTCCTCGACGACGAGCGCCGCCGCTACCTCGAGCGCGAGATCGAGACCGACCTCGCGCACGTGTCGTGGGCGCCCCGCGTCAACATCTCGGCGCGCACCGGCCGCCACATGGAGAAGCTCGTCCCGGCGCTCGAGACCGCGCTGGAGTCGTGGGACACCCGCATCGCGACGGGCAAGTTCAACGCGTTCCTCGCCGAGCTCACCGCGGCGCACCCGCACCCCGTGCGCGGCGGCAAGCAGCCGCGCATCCTGTTCGGCACGCAGGCCTCGAGCCGGCCGCCGACATTCGTGCTCTTCACGACCGGGTACCTCGACCCGCAGTACCGCCGCTACATCCAGCGTCGCCTGCGCGAGATCTACGGCTTCGAGGGCAGCCCGATCATCGTCAACATGCGCGTGCGGGAGAAGCGGAAGCGCTAGCTGGCTCCCGCGGGCCTCGGCTCGCAGCACGACGGACGGCGTCGCCCCCTCTCGGGGTCGGCGCCGTCCGTCGTCGCCCGGGCGCGGATCACGTGTACCAGGTCGGCTCCGGGATCTCGCCGAGCAGCACGTGCCGGCCCACCTCGCGGCGCTTGTAGGGGATCGGGTCGTGCAGCGTGTGCGTGCGCAGGTTGCGCCAGAAGATGTCGAGCCCGGCCTTCGAGGACGAGGCGCGGGCACCCGTGAGCTCGAGGATCCGCGTGCCGACCTCGAGCCCGTCCTCCGCGATGCGCGCCTTGGCCGCCGCGACCCGCACCGCGATCTCGCCGCGCTTCCGCTCCGTCAGCTTCTCGCGCGGCGCGTGCAGCACGGCGCTGATCTGGGCGCCCACCCGATCCAGCAGCGCCTCCGACGCCCACAGCTTCGACTGCAGCTGCCCGTAGCCCTCGAGCACGTACCACTCGTCGGTCGCGCGCTCCTTGTCGTCGCCGCCGTACGGCCAGGCGCGCGTGGTGCTGCGCGTGTACGCGGCGCCCGTCTCGAGCGCGCCCTCCGCGATCCCCTGGTAGAAGTTCGCGAACACGAGCTGGATCGCCGGCACGTTGAGCGTGCCGTAGACGAGCGGCTGGAACACCTTGTCGACGAACCCGGCCGCGTCGGCCCACGGCACCCGCACGTCGCGGATCTCGACCGAGCCCGACTCCGTGAGCCGCTGCCCGAGGCTGTCCCAGTCGTGGCCGAAGACGATGCCCGGCTGGTCGGTCGGAACGATCGCGAAGACGTGGGTGTCGGTGCCCTCGAGCACGCCCTCCAGCACCGTGAGGTCGGAGACGACGCCGCCCGTCGAGAACGACTTCCGGCCGGAGAAGATCAGGTCGTCGCCGTCCTCGCGGATGACGAGGTCGGAGTCGCGCGGGTTCACGGCGCCGCCGAAGAGGAGGTTGCCTGTCGTGGCGAACTCCTCCACGCCCGCGATCTGCGCATCCGTGCCGACGAGCCGCGCCGCCCACGCCCAGAGGTAGTGGTAGCCGAGGAGCTGGCCGATGGATCCGTCGCCGCGGGCGACCGCGCGGATCACCTTGTACGCGGTCTCCCACGTCTGCCCGCCGCCGCCGTGCTCCGCGGGCCCGAGCAGCGTGACGAGGCCGGCGTGCTTGAGCAGCGCGACCTCCTGGTGCGGGCTCGCGCCGGCGCGGTCGCGCTCGACCTGGTCGACGGCGAGGATGTCGGCGACCTCGCGGGCGCGGGCGATCCACGCGGCCGGCGTCGTAGGGCGGGGCGCGTTCTTCCAGCGGTCGACGGGGGCGTCGCCGAGGGGAGCGGGGCGCGGGCGGTCTGTCTTCGCGGGTGCGTCCGCGTTCGCGGTGCCGTGGGCGGGCGTGGGGGAGCCGGATGCGGGTCGGGGCTCGCGGTCGATCAGGGTCATGTCCTGTCCTCTCGTGAAGGGGCGCGACCGGTGCCGCGCCTCGCGGTGGGGCCACGGTAGGGGCGGGCCAGCGGCGGTCGCGAGGGGTGTGACGCGGGGTTGCGGGGTGTGACGACGCGGGGCGTCACGGGGTGTCATGCGGGGGAGCGGTCGCCTGTCCGTCTGGCGTCCCGTCATGCGTTCGCGGGCGGCTCGCGGCGTCACGTCGTACCCTGATCCGGGCGCATCCGACGCCCGCTCACGAGACACGGAGGATCGCACCGGTGGACCAGCTGCTCAGCCGTCTCGATCGGATCGCCGCCGGGCGCCAGGCGGGCCACGTCATGGCCGAGGACATGCGCGACCACCCGTGTACGACGCGGGCGTTCCGATGGATCCGGTGGATCCTCATCGCCGAGACCGCCGTCGGCGCGACCGCCGTGGCCATCGCCCTGACCCTCGCGTCCGACGGCATCGCGATCGCGCCCGCGGTCTGGTTCCGCTCCTTCGTGGTGCTCGCGATGACCCTCACGCTCTACTACTTCGCCTGGCGTGCCTCGGCCGGCTACTGGTGGGCGTACTCGCGCCTGCGCCTGTTCAGCCAGATCTTCCCCATCGTGACCCTGGTGATCGCCGCGATCCCGGGCCTCTACCCGCTCTGGATGGTCATCGAGCAGATCGTCTTCTCGCTGCTGCTCATCGGGGTGGCGGACATCCTGCGGAGCGACCACATGCGGGACGCGTTCCCGAAACCGGGGCGGGTGGCTGCTGGTGGCGCGCCGGACCCCGCGGCTCCGGGTCGCCCAGGCGGTGCGCCGGCCTGATCCGGGGCTCCGCGCGTGCCGGAGCAGTGCCGCCGATGCGGTAGGCTCTACGAGTTGCCCAGCGATGGGACAGCGGGCTGTGGCGCAGCTTGGTAGCGCACTTGACTGGGGGTCAAGGGGTCGCAGGTTCAAATCCTGTCAGCCCGACGGATATGCCTCGGAAGGGCCTTTGAGTCCTTCCGAGGCATTTTAATTGTAGGAGCCACTTGACGATGTCAAATGTTGCGTTGGTATCGAGTCATTCTCAATGCGTTAGGTCCAAGCTACCGCGTCCATGCAGCACAAAATGCGTTTCTTAACATTAGTGCACGGGTTTACAATTCCTAATGTTATTCAGTGGTCTGTTTCTAGAGCTTGGCGATGACTGGTGAGTGCGAGAAGCAGTCCCTCGACATCGGATACGTGTTCCGCATCTAGGCGAATCAGGCCTCTACTTTGAGTGGTTTTTCTGGCCGCATTCCAGGTTGAATGGCTCATCCGCCCAGTAATACAAACCGTAATGTCGCGATCTGGTACAAGGGAGCCCCATGTTTTATCTAAGTCTCTCGGTGGCTTTGACTTCTCGGAGGGTATCCACGTGACTTGTGCCGCATCGACGCCGAGTATCTCACATAAGTGCTCCATGTAACGCGCATCAACCTGGCCTCCCACAAAGTGGACTCGTCTCGTGGCGTAGTAGGAGTGTATCGTTTGAGACTTTTCCGCTTCTAGCTCGAGATTCGGAGAGAAACATGCTTCTAGCGTCGTGGGCGGCCCAGGGACGATTCTGACTGCGGGTTCTGGGGGGCTATCCCAGCTTGTCATACTCGTGGCCACACCAACTACATCTGATGCAGCTGTGGAAGAAATATCCATTTGGAGCGCGAGCGAGTAGCTTGCGTCGCCGGTGTAAAGTGGATCGAATTGACACTCTGCCGGCTCGGTGGATGACGGTTGGACGCGCCCGAGTAATGTATTCAGTGCAGACTGGTACTCTCGAACTAGTGGCATTCCCTGCGTGTCAAGATCCCTTTCCGGATAGCCGTGATGAGCAAATGTCTCGTAAACGAGTTGATGACATTCGACGCCAATGCGAACCCGCTGATCAGATGCCCACTCGACTACATTATTCCAAAAGACGTGAGTCCATGATATAGCTCCCTCCTCGGTAATGTCCGGTCTAGTGAGTAGAGGGTCGAGTAGCAATATCACGATTCTTTTTTCTGGTATCGTGCGGTTACTGCTTTTACGAGCTCGCGCGCATCCTGATTCTGTGTATCGAAGAATCCTTTGGGCCAGGAGGAAAAATCTCCCATGGAGTTCAATTCCAACTTACGAAGATTTGTTACGCCCTTGGCTTGCTCTGAGAAGAAGACCGCAACATTTGCGGGTCTTACCTTGTCCTCAGCAACGCGCAATCGTATGCGGGTAATCATGTATTCGCTGTGCGTCTCTATGATGACTCGTACGCCTGGTCTTGCAAATAAGAAAAAATCGGCGAGACGACTTTGAACGGCCGGGTGAAGGTGTAACTCCGGCTGCTCAATGCAAACTACTGTGTCGCGATCAGCTGCAAGGACGACTGCTAAGACAGGAAGCAATTGACTCGCGCCCACTCCCACAGTCGTCAGATCACGAGATATGCCATTTACCTCGAGCCGGAGGCCCCTGCCTAGCTTCCCTTGGTCCTCGACAGCAACGGCGTCGCCTACACCCAGGTATTCCGTCCAAAGGCTGATAGCAGCCGGCAGTGACATCTGCTGTCGACGTCGATTCCAATCGTAAAAGGTCACGACTTTGTTCAGTTCTCGTGCTAGAAGGTCCGCCGTATACTCGCCTTTGGTGCCCGTAGGCAGGTTGCGATTTCTAGCCCCCGATGCCGAGACAACTTGTGGTTCTTCTCTTAATGGCCCCAAGTAGCGAACTGACTCACGTATACGCTTTAGTCCATCTTCGGCGACGCCAAGGCCGACAAGTGCGTATTTAATGTCCTGAGAAGTGCCAGACGGGGAACGCCCGACAAGGGTACCGCGAGTAGATATTGCCCCGTATCTAGATACTGGTATTGGCTGCCATCCCTCTTCCTCGGCGGCGTCAGCGAAGAGCTCAAAAAGGCTATTTAATGTTGCCATTTGATGCGGGTCCGCGACTCTCTGCCGAGGCGAGCCGCGAAGAAAGAGGCTATTATAAAGTTCGACGATGTCGGTTGGAAGGGAATCTTCATGAGAGCGCCACCACGGTTGAAGCTCCTCATATAGCTGGAATAGGCGTTCACTATCTTGCGAGATTGCTCGAGAGTTGTACGTCCGCTTCAGCGCCCGCAGAACTATGTCGCGTTTCTGCCGAACAATTAGCGCCTCTGGGTAGAGGCCCTGGAAGCTCAGATACGTGCGTGAAGGTGCTGCATGTCCTGAGATCTCCTTAACCCTAAGAATAGTGTTTCCGAAGCGATGCTCGGGGTTAACTTCGGCTTTCGCTACCGCAGTGACGCGGGAACTAGTTGCAGAAAGCACCTGTTCCCCATCAACTGCGGCGTCGAAATCGGCGATTTCAAGAGTCTGCGCCCCGGCGACTAGACGAATACTGAATGCCCACTCGGAAGAAGCTCGTTGATTTGTTGTCGGGGAGACCAGGGTGTACGACAATGTGAGGCTGTCAGTGCCGGAGCGGATAACATCGATCGGGTCGCCGAGTCTTACAAGTGGCCCATTCAAAATGATTTCGTCGTCACTACTTTGTGCAAGTAGTAGCAGGCTTTGAATTAGACTGGACTTACCTGAACTATTGGCCCCTGTCAGAACCACCAAATTACTGAGCGGAAGTGACGCATACTCAATAGATTTGAAGTTCTCTATCGACCATTCCGCTGGTTTTGCCCGATTGCGCGGACCATAATACAGCGCGCCCGCGTTAAGTTGTGCCATTTATCTCGTGCCCCTCGTCCTGGTGCTTGGTTCGTCTTAATGGGGTAAATTTATATCGCGCCACACCCGGTACCGGCGTCTTGACCAGCTTCGTCGGCACATCCAGTTCGCCAACGGCAAATGGGTGCTGGCGTTGAAGCGCGCGTGCCGTCATTATCTATCAGCCAGCGCGGCGTCGTTGGCCCCCAAAAGGGGTTTCTGCACATCAAGTAGGGATAGGGAGCAAGAGTCCTCAGGCGAACTCCATGGCGCCAAGCGCTAACCTAGCGTCTCCAAACACCGAGCAGACCAACGCCGAACGCGCCTCGTCAAGAACAGGCGGAGGGGCCAGTGCGGGGAGGTTAGCGCTGGCATGAGCGAAGAGCGCCCCCTGCCGGACACAGCGCATACGGTGCACCCGGTGTTCGCTTGCCCCCACCACAGCCGGACCATCCGTGTCCATATTGAGGGAAAGAGAGTCGACTCGCCCTTCGACCTTGATGTCAATAGCAAGAGGACATCGCCTTCACCCGGCAGCGCATCGCGGTCTTCATCGACGGGTGCTTCTGGCGCAGCTGCCCGGATCACCTGCACCTGCCGAAGGCCAACGCCGACTACCGGATCCCGAAGCTCGCGCGGAACGTCGAGCGTGACGCCGAGGTGACTGCCCTCCTCCGAGGCCTCGAATGGACCGTGCTGCTGTTCTGGGAGCACGAGCCCGCGCGGGAGGTGGCGGACAGGATCATCGCCGCGGTCGAGAGGGCGCGATCGTCGGCATCGACGGCGAGGGATCCGCACGACGCCGGTCGGGGCAGCGGATCCCAGTAGTCCCGCGCCCCTTTCACCCCCAAGCGAGGGCTTACGCCCGCGAGAGCGCGCCCATAGCCTCAGGAGTCGTCACTAGCCGGCTTGATCTGCCGCTTACCCCTTCGCCGCGGCACGCACCCGAGGAGCTCCATGCCCGACGTCCCCTCCGCCGCTCCTGCCGGCTGGTTCCCCGATGGATCCGGGCAGCTCCGCTACTGGGACGGCGCCGCGTGGACGCAGCACGTCGCGCCGATGGTGCAGCCCGCCGCAGCGCCGGCGCCCGCTCCGAGCGCAGCGGCGACGGCGGCCGTGGCGGCCTCGCAGCAGGCCGACGCAGTCCGGAACGCGCAGGCCGCTGAGGCCGCCCACGACAAGGCGATGCGTGCCGCCCAGGCAGCGCAGGCGAAGGCCGTGCGCGCCGCGGAGGCAGAGCAGCAGCGCGCCGCGAAGGTCGCGCAGCGTGAGGCGGCCATGCAGGCGAAGGCGGCGGAGCGTGAGGCGGCAGCTCGGGAGAAGGGCGCCCGCGCGGCGGCGGCGACCGTCGCGATGCCGGTACCGCAGCGGCAGCGAGCCATCGCCGCGCCGGTCGCCCCTGCAGCGCCTGCCGCGGTGCTCACCGACACTCGTCCCGGGATCCACCCTGCGGCGACCTGGATCGTCGCGGCCGTGGCCGCGCTCGTCATCCTCATCAGCGCGGCGGGCGGCGGCTTCCGCGGCATGTTCGTGTCCGTCGGCCTGGTCGCCCTCGCGGCCGCCTTGTACACCGTCGTCTTCGGGCGTCGCGGGTTCGTCCCGGCTCTGACGTCACGCCCGCGCGGCACCGCGACCGCGGTCGGCGCGGTCCTGCTGCTGATCATCGGCGCGGCGCTACCCGCAGGCGCATCGGGGTCCGCTCCCGCCCCGGCGTTGGCCGCCACCGCGAGTGCGTCGCCCAGCCCCACCCCGACCCCCACCGCGTCGCCGACCCCCGTTGTCCACGTCGTCGAGGACGTCAACGCTAAGAGCGCCTCCGACGCCCGGACGCTCCTCCGCGAGGCCGGCTACGTCGTGCAGTACGTGCTCGAAACGGGCGAGGCGACGAGCCTCACCGCCGGCATGACCGTGAAGTCGCAGAGCCCGGTCGCGGGATCGCGCGTCGACGCCGGATCCACCGTGACGCTCGTGCTGCTGGCGCCCGCGCTGACTCCGACGCCCGAGCCGACGGTCGCTCCGACGGTCGCTCCGACGGTCGCTCCGGCGCCCGTCCAGCAGCCGGCGGCTCCTGCTCCGGCGCCCGTCGCGCCCGCTCCGGCTCCGGCGGCCCCGGCCCCTGCGCCCGAGCCGGCGCAGCAGACCGGGCTGATCAACCCCGGCGGATACTGCTCGCCTGCATCCGTGGGCAGCGTCGCCCAGGCGG from Clavibacter michiganensis subsp. insidiosus harbors:
- a CDS encoding PASTA domain-containing protein, whose product is MPDVPSAAPAGWFPDGSGQLRYWDGAAWTQHVAPMVQPAAAPAPAPSAAATAAVAASQQADAVRNAQAAEAAHDKAMRAAQAAQAKAVRAAEAEQQRAAKVAQREAAMQAKAAEREAAAREKGARAAAATVAMPVPQRQRAIAAPVAPAAPAAVLTDTRPGIHPAATWIVAAVAALVILISAAGGGFRGMFVSVGLVALAAALYTVVFGRRGFVPALTSRPRGTATAVGAVLLLIIGAALPAGASGSAPAPALAATASASPSPTPTPTASPTPVVHVVEDVNAKSASDARTLLREAGYVVQYVLETGEATSLTAGMTVKSQSPVAGSRVDAGSTVTLVLLAPALTPTPEPTVAPTVAPTVAPAPVQQPAAPAPAPVAPAPAPAAPAPAPEPAQQTGLINPGGYCSPASVGSVAQAANGRSYRCGGKGADRNGDYHWNTM
- the der gene encoding ribosome biogenesis GTPase Der, which codes for MADHDDDFPGLDSGLHERLSSIDEELAAQRAQTLRAGLEDYELDDEDLEVLESATDDPDQVTYLPALPVLAVVGRPNVGKSALINRILGRREAVVEDTPGVTRDRVSYKAEYGGRWFTLVDTGGWEPDAKGINASVAMQAEIAMDLADAVLFVVDANVGATSTDEHVVRLLRKTKKTVILAANKVDDARQEPNAASLWSLGLGEPHPVSALHGRGVADLLDLVLKTLPLVSKVAKEEVGGPRRVAILGRPNVGKSSLLNKAAGEERVVVNELAGTTRDPVDEQVEIAGKVWRFVDTAGIRRRMHLAQGADFYASLRTSAALEKAEVAVVMIDVSEVISEQDIRIIELVLESGRALVLAFNKWDLLDDERRRYLEREIETDLAHVSWAPRVNISARTGRHMEKLVPALETALESWDTRIATGKFNAFLAELTAAHPHPVRGGKQPRILFGTQASSRPPTFVLFTTGYLDPQYRRYIQRRLREIYGFEGSPIIVNMRVREKRKR
- the cmk gene encoding (d)CMP kinase, whose translation is MTGDAVNAPDPVERDPLQDALLVDATLNRTVVAVDGPAGSGKSSVSRAAARALGFDYQDTGAAYRALSWFALESGVDTEDPATVTSLIEGFDYDIAIDPSETRVSVRGTDVTEAIREPRVSAVVSRVARVPEVRHYMVELFRSLMASSDKPGIVVEGRDITTVVAPDAQVRILLTASPEARMSRRSAETSTQSAAAVGESLASRDRADSQVVDFMNAADGVTTIDSTDIDFDQTVQAVVDLVHARTD
- a CDS encoding prephenate dehydrogenase, producing the protein MSEAAGAAAATGTRVQGTVRIVGTGLLGTSIALGLRARGVDVVLADASPTTLRLAADMGAGRIADISPAPDRPSLVVVCVPPDVTARVVAAELAAHPGALVTDVASVKAAPLAELAAMGADLSRYLGSHPLAGRERGGPVSATGDLFLGRPWVIAGHDGITYAAGAPVEQLILDLGAVPIEMTAEEHDASVALVSHVPQVVASLLASRLADGDPAALGLSGQGLRDTTRIASSDAALWVQILGANAARIVPILKALRTDLDEVIDALDDVDARGARLRVAERIHAGNAGVARIPGKHGQDRRFAAVTVMIDDRPGQLAALISDVGAADVSIEDLRLEHSQGAQVGLVEIAVLPEARDRLVARLDERDWRIAG
- a CDS encoding acyl-CoA dehydrogenase family protein, with amino-acid sequence MTLIDREPRPASGSPTPAHGTANADAPAKTDRPRPAPLGDAPVDRWKNAPRPTTPAAWIARAREVADILAVDQVERDRAGASPHQEVALLKHAGLVTLLGPAEHGGGGQTWETAYKVIRAVARGDGSIGQLLGYHYLWAWAARLVGTDAQIAGVEEFATTGNLLFGGAVNPRDSDLVIREDGDDLIFSGRKSFSTGGVVSDLTVLEGVLEGTDTHVFAIVPTDQPGIVFGHDWDSLGQRLTESGSVEIRDVRVPWADAAGFVDKVFQPLVYGTLNVPAIQLVFANFYQGIAEGALETGAAYTRSTTRAWPYGGDDKERATDEWYVLEGYGQLQSKLWASEALLDRVGAQISAVLHAPREKLTERKRGEIAVRVAAAKARIAEDGLEVGTRILELTGARASSSKAGLDIFWRNLRTHTLHDPIPYKRREVGRHVLLGEIPEPTWYT
- a CDS encoding AAA family ATPase is translated as MAQLNAGALYYGPRNRAKPAEWSIENFKSIEYASLPLSNLVVLTGANSSGKSSLIQSLLLLAQSSDDEIILNGPLVRLGDPIDVIRSGTDSLTLSYTLVSPTTNQRASSEWAFSIRLVAGAQTLEIADFDAAVDGEQVLSATSSRVTAVAKAEVNPEHRFGNTILRVKEISGHAAPSRTYLSFQGLYPEALIVRQKRDIVLRALKRTYNSRAISQDSERLFQLYEELQPWWRSHEDSLPTDIVELYNSLFLRGSPRQRVADPHQMATLNSLFELFADAAEEEGWQPIPVSRYGAISTRGTLVGRSPSGTSQDIKYALVGLGVAEDGLKRIRESVRYLGPLREEPQVVSASGARNRNLPTGTKGEYTADLLARELNKVVTFYDWNRRRQQMSLPAAISLWTEYLGVGDAVAVEDQGKLGRGLRLEVNGISRDLTTVGVGASQLLPVLAVVLAADRDTVVCIEQPELHLHPAVQSRLADFFLFARPGVRVIIETHSEYMITRIRLRVAEDKVRPANVAVFFSEQAKGVTNLRKLELNSMGDFSSWPKGFFDTQNQDARELVKAVTARYQKKES